One genomic segment of Diceros bicornis minor isolate mBicDic1 chromosome 13, mDicBic1.mat.cur, whole genome shotgun sequence includes these proteins:
- the BTF3L4 gene encoding transcription factor BTF3 homolog 4, giving the protein MNQEKLAKLQAQVRIGGKGTARRKKKVVHRTATADDKKLQSSLKKLAVNNIAGIEEVNMIKDDGTVIHFNNPKVQASLSANTFAITGHAEAKPITEMLPGILSQLGADSLTSLRKLAEQFPRQVLDSKAPKPEDIDEEDDDVPDLVENFDEASKNEAN; this is encoded by the exons ATGAATCAAGAAAAGTTAGCCAAACTTCAGGCTCAGGTCCGGATAGGGGGCAAG GGTACAGCTCGCAGAAAGAAGAAGGTGGTACATAGAACAGCTACAGCTGATGACAAAAAACTTCAGAGTTCGTTGAAAAAACTGGCTGTGAATAATATAGCTGGTATTGAAGAG GTGAACATGATTAAAGATGATGGGACAGTTATTCATTTCAACAATCCCAAAGTCCAAGCTTCCCTTTCTGCTAACACCTTTGCAATTACTGGTCATGCAGAAGCCAAACCAATCACAGAGATGCTACCTGGAATATTAAGTCAGCTTGGTGCTGACAGCTTAACAAGTCTTAGGAAATTAGCTGAACAGTTCCCTCGGCAAG TGTTGGATAGCAAAGCACCAAAACCAGAAGACATTGATGAGGAGGATGATGATGTTCCTG atctCGTAGAAAATTTTGATGAGGCATCAAAGAATGAAGCTAACTAA